The Streptomyces sp. cg36 genomic interval GGCGCGGGGGTCGCCGCGGTCATCGCGCCGTGGAACTCCCCTGTCGTCCTCGCGGTCCGCTCGTTCGCACCGGCCCTGGCCGCCGGCTGCACCGTCGCCATGAAGCTCCCGAGCCAGACGGGGCTGGTCAACGGTCTGCTCAGCGAGCTCGTCGCACAGACCGAGAGCCTGCCCGCCGGAGTGATGAACATCTTCACCGAGTCGGGCAACGACGGCGCCCCGCTGCTCATCACCTCCCCCGACGTGGACGTCATCAGCTACACCGGCTCCACCGTCGTCGGCCGCGTCATCGCCGCGAACGCCGCGCCCACGCTCAAGGCGCTCTCCCTGGAGCTCGGCGGCAAGAGCCCGATGATCGTCTTCGACGACGCGGACATGGACGCCGCCGTCCCGGCTCTCACCAAGGCCATCACTACCTTCACCGGCCAGTTCTGCATGACGGGAAGCCGCATTCTGGTCCAGAGGGGTGTCGCGGACGAGTTCCGCCGCCGCATGGTCGCATCGCTGCGGGCCGTCAAGGTCGGTCCCGGCGACGACCCGGCCAGCGAGATGGGCCCGCTGATCGACGAGCACAACGCCCGGCGAGTCGAAGCCGTCGTCACCGATGCGGCGGCGTACGCGGAGGTCCTCGTCAGGGGCGTGCGGGACGGCGCGTTCCTGACGCCCTCCCTGGTGGAGGTCGCGGACCCGAACGCCCCGATCGTGCAGCAGGAAGTGTTCGGCCCGGTCGCCACCTTCGAGGTCTTCGGCACCGAGGAGGAGGCCGTCGCCCTGGCCAACGCCACGGAGTTCGGCCTGGCGGCGTCGGTCTGGACCCGCGACGTGGACCGTCCGCTGCGCGTGGGGCGCGAGATCGACGCCGGCACCGTGTGGACCAACACCTGGGCCATCGTCCACGACATGTTCGAGGAGGGCGGCTTCAAGCAGTCCGGCGTGGGCCGCCTGAACGGAGTGCGCGGCCTGGAGGAGTTCCAGGAGACCAAGCACTACGTCCACGCCGCGCCCCGCGCCTGACCCCCACCCGGGTGGGACGGCGGCCC includes:
- a CDS encoding aldehyde dehydrogenase family protein; the protein is MQHARNLIDGQWVDSARQTPSLNPSTGEVLGTFADAGAHEATAAIAAARRAFETTDWARDRNLRARALFEMADRLAERRDEFVTLLARENGKILGEAAFEIDLTIPKLRYYAALALSDHGSSAEVRPGLYSMTLRQGAGVAAVIAPWNSPVVLAVRSFAPALAAGCTVAMKLPSQTGLVNGLLSELVAQTESLPAGVMNIFTESGNDGAPLLITSPDVDVISYTGSTVVGRVIAANAAPTLKALSLELGGKSPMIVFDDADMDAAVPALTKAITTFTGQFCMTGSRILVQRGVADEFRRRMVASLRAVKVGPGDDPASEMGPLIDEHNARRVEAVVTDAAAYAEVLVRGVRDGAFLTPSLVEVADPNAPIVQQEVFGPVATFEVFGTEEEAVALANATEFGLAASVWTRDVDRPLRVGREIDAGTVWTNTWAIVHDMFEEGGFKQSGVGRLNGVRGLEEFQETKHYVHAAPRA